Part of the Antedon mediterranea chromosome 6, ecAntMedi1.1, whole genome shotgun sequence genome, AAATTTACTACCAGCACCAGAGAAACTATTAAAGTTGATTAGATGTACCTAAGGTTGTAGTAAAATGAATTGCAGTTGCAGAAAACATGGTTTGGACTGTTTCACTATTTTTTAAGAATGCCACGGCATCAGCACATGCTCAATTCCCCACCAATAGATGGAGGATGAGATACTGACAAGATAAAAGTGAAATTaccgcatttatttgaataaatgcccttgGTGGTTGATTTTTAAGAAGGGTAGTGGGGGCGTGTAATCGCCGTGAGGAGTTTATTcggagaggcgtttatttttGTGGGTGTAAtgtggtaacatgtataatcaaataaatacaccctttagatatgaacaaatacaacaccATCATGTCATTCAGTGAATTCTATTACGaatagaaatgtgttaaaatacaatattgtgtataatatgcatgtggcggggtgtacattcgaggaaataaattcaaaatgatgtccGATGGGGGCGGTGGTGTAggttattcaaaatattataccAGTAAAGGGTAGTTTTAgtcacttttaaaaatgaaaatcctTGAAACAGCACTCAATGaggtattgttttatattaggaAATAACATCATATTGTCTACATATACTCCCGAAAATAGCCAATTGGGGAGAGGGGATAGGGGGACAGACTCCCTCACCCTTCCCATATTATCTCCCATCCCTATACCCCTCCCCACTGGCACCAccattgttataatatattgttataacagTAGTACAAATGTAAATAAACTGATTTATTATTAGACACCGTAATCCTATACATTAAGCATAGGAAGGACtgtgttttatatattataacaatagggaTATATCTAGAtacttaaacatttgttttgcggccattttctaattaacagcacttaaaataatgtgtatattgtAGTTCAGATCTACAAAActgtaaagaaatataaaaatcattgtaaaaacTGCTATAAAGTGGTAATTAGATctactatttatgttttttgtccttttttaggcATTTTCGCCAttagcggccattttgtttgtaaaaaaccctatttcccctacctggatttttctagacttttaatatgttcatatagggaccttatagaaatgcattgtggtgaaataaattctgttgcaattttttcaaccatatttcatagttttcctGTACTACTTTGACATTCAATCttctatataaaaattaaacagattttttttttaatgagtaCAGTACTAATATTAGTATtacactgtactgtacacaAATTTGTTTTGTGCTGCAGTCGATACTAATAAAGTACAATATCAAAACAAAGCTTCATTGATGTGTCATGCTTGAGGAACTTCAAATAGGctagcataataataataactagaaagccactccgagagtgcatacctccacctactgtaaaattctcctacataagatttttccggtaaaaaaaaatatatatttgtgtgtgtcttaatgctgtttgtgattaaggctaatttcactacaagcatgtgtatgcgagtttggtgtaatggttatgtaacaagcctttcaattatcAATAgctttcagttgactaacaatagaacagcaacgcaaTAATCAAACAAgtgaagaaataggttttttaaactactcgcatcaaaaaacgtgcacattaaatcaaattatgttttaaaattacaaatcacaaatcttgcctcttgtacaaaaatgaagttttttggataagtagttctcgagaaaatgcaatttcagtttacttactttaagactgctcgccggcttttgaaaacttctgtcctatcttttaacactagcaggtctgaaaagtatactaaaaagtggtccagaattaaGACcatggtaaagatcttgtaattactttttgattaatcctgctaacaaacaaacagacaaacaaacacacgcacgctaccgattacatatacctccttggcggaggtaaataataataataataatattaatgaaagcactcagaaactgagtgaagtacttggcaaaatatatccactgactcgaagcatgttgaaagatacattttttgctttaggtattagctttacatggttaaaatcctgctggggttaataatttgtttaaataattttttgatacaaacaattccggcattgcaacaatgacctttctaaaatcaagattgaccagaataatgATGGAGGAGTGTTTTGAAGCTGTGCCGATTTccttaacccatgtagtaaGCTTAACCGCTTGACCAGTCGACTAATGTTTTAGTCCATATCAAAGAATATGTCCATGTTAAAAGAAGACAGAatgcgtgctatttaatatatcATACGGAAGATAAGCTTTTGTGTCCATGTAATAAAAGAAGACAGAatgcgtgctatttaatataGCGGACGGaagataagcttttgtgacaaacaatatatcaatttacctgaaaatcaataggcatgttctgtagtATATACCTATGTACAGATTGAAATAAGGAAGGACACACGCTGGTACTAACAAAACTTattatcaactaacaatagtttaatttgaataacaatagaacagcaacgccaaaaacaaacggctgaatttgaaaataaataggttttttaaaactactcgtatgaAAAAGCCGGTACATtgaatcaacttttgttttaaaattacaaatcacaaattataacccttgcctcttgtccaaaaatgaggttttttggacaagtagttctcaagaaaatgtaatttcaatTTACGTGTTACTTTAaaactgctcaccggcttttgaaaattgtctcctatcttttaacactagccggtctgaaaataatataatttttgttatttgtgaagttattaataaaccaattttgttgattttcaataggcatggtctgaaagtataaacctatctacacccaaaaattcaggacaataacttgaaaactgtaggcgctatcgtgctaacaaacaaacaaacatacatacaaacatacaacatatttaaacttttattaGTAACATTCCACCTATTACAATATACAGCTAGTAATCATAAAATGCGGTTTTTGTAGTTGAGTCAAAATATGCTAAGGTGTTAcataatatgccattttaatttgtatttataaaaaatattatatactatacacTAATATGTGTAGGGAATTAATAGATAGTTTAACATGCAACGGTATAACTTACACAGTTTCATTTCACTTCAcccactattttttttttaaatttcaaatttgttgtgATAATTGCCTATTCTCACACCATGAATTTGTAACATTTTGAGTGTCACTTCATAATCCaatttatatttgataattgtgaagtataataaaaaatattgattgggATATTGGAAGTACatgtataaacaataaataaaatcaatatattgacaccacaatattttatttttgtataataaattaatatctttGCTTGTGCTGACGTGCGTTACTGTGTCCGTCAACAATCAAgtttgactaggcctaggctgggTTAGGCCTAGAACAACGGCAATACGAAAAccaaaatgttaaacaattcaAGGATATGTTTACTCTATATAATGCATCagattttaaatgtaatgtaatttaattgtatataaatcctgatttttaaaaaatgtcacCATTGTCTGTCAAAAACTAACGCACGCAATGTTTTCCTGTCATTACCGCCGAGAATGAGCAAACAGACGATACTACATGGCAGCCTACAAATATAGCTCTCGCGATGGCTTCCCGCTGCAAAAATTCTTCACAGAAGGTAAACTTGCGTCGCTAAACGACGAAAACTAGTTTCTGTCAAAAATATAACGAACGCAAGATATAACGCACGTAAGTACTTAACATTATtagaaatcatgaataaatacatttagaaCATAAATGCATAGTTTAggctttatatatttaattctagtggtattttaggcctaataattaccTCGGTACGGCTGGGTTAGGGTGAACCGTCTCGAGCGACAGCGATAGGTACATGCCTAGGCTAATTTGCTCAGTGTTTTGACTGACCTTTCTAAATCGTGCGTTATATTTGACAGATATTTCTTCCGTGCGTTAGGCCTTGACATATTTATTGGTTagattttagttaatttttataTCATGGAATGTTCTTTTCAAGTTTTAATACATGTTATTCCTAGATTTTAGAACTATACTTCAAACAAGTAGCAATCGCTGGTACTCCGTCTCAGAGGAGCGCTGGCGAACAAGTGAATGTTTGTTAAAGGCTCTCGTGCGTTATATTTGACGGACGGCGGCCGTGTATATAAGGATTTAGCAGATCgtgtatttcatttcaattacaAATAGCGTATTTTAATAGCTTTAAtacttcataaaaaaatatttaatggaattaaacaatttagttTCATTTTGTGTGTTGATGATTAGGatggtaaaataattttgaagtaTAACATTTAgtccaatataattataaataaatagatactataaatattaatacctataataaaaatatagttaaGTAACTAACAGGCTATTTAATTAGTATTAACTCAATAATAATTAAGTatactaaattaaaacaaatataaataaaacaaattaaaatataaaagaataaatcaaatgtactaactaactaaataaaaatatttaaagaaatattaaataaataaaacatatagatttactaatataataaataaaaatattaataaaataaatacaaaattaatatttttttctgtacttGCTGTATTTTCAGaatggttttaaaaataaaagtaaaatatggAAGAGATAATAAAGATAAGGGCTCACCAACCCCGAAAACTAATTCAAGAGGTGCCGTCCATTCAAAATTGTATAGAGAAAGATTAAAAAAAGATCCAGAAGAGTGGAAACGTTTTCAAGAAAGAGAGAATGCCAGACATCGTCAGCGTAGGGCCAGGCGGTCTGAGGCAGATAAATTAAGAGATCGAGAAAAAAGTAGGACAAGACAGCAAAGATTTGTAGAGAGAAAGAAAGCAGAGGGAGAGAAAATACAGCAGAAAGTAAAGCCATTAGCAACACGTAGCGAAAAAATGAAGAAAGCCGAGTACAATAAGATCAAGAAAAGAGAATCAAGAGCGAGAATGACTTCACAACACAAAAGACGTGTGAAAGAGAAAGATGCAAAACGGAAGAGAGAGAAGCGCAATgcaaaaagaaagaaacaaaacaTCAATCAAACACCTTCACTTCACAAAACTTCTGGTTTCCCTTCAATTACTGCAAAACGAATGGCAGCATCACGTTTATGGGCTAAGTTACCCAAGGAACCAGAAAGATTTGCCGAGATTGTGGAAGAATTTGTTAAAGGTAGCAGAACAACACCAAGAAAAAAAGCTGCATTGAGAAGACATGGTCTTGGCATCAACAAAGGAAAAAGGGATTTACAATTCCAAGATTTAATAACagaaaacctgaaaaataaGTTGCAGGTGCTAAAAAAAAAGAGCGACACCTCATCCCGTAAAGACAGAAGATTACTTGCAAGTGCTCACCTGATTAGCAAGAAATATCACATGCAGAGTAGACTTGCAAACAATTGGATGTTCGTCCAAACTACTTATCAAGTATTAGAAAgaaaattgataaaaatgaCGGAGTTGTACTTGACTTGCGAAAAAGAAGGAGCGATGCTACAAGTTTTGATGATTGAGAAGGTACAATCTTTTTATAAAAATCCTAAAATTTCAAGAGAATTACCATTAATGAAATCTGTGAAGAAACAAATCCAGAGGAGTGTCATGGAAGTGTCTATCGATCAGGCATATAAAATGTGGAAAAGCGAAAatccatattattataaatattattagccACTCTTTGTTTCAGAAATTGAGACCAAATACTGTCCTTTTGCAACACAAAACTAAATTAAACCAATGCCTTTGTGAGTACTGCACATCAATCCTCCTCAAGTTACAGGCCTTAAACAGAGCTGCTGTAGCATACAAGATGCCTActatcaaaattaaaaataaatatgagcTGATTGCACTTACTATGTGCCCAAAAGAGGACAACGAAAAGTACAATAAACCAGGATGTATATATAGAGAGTGTGAAGACTGTGGTGTGTCCCTCCTCAAGACTAAAGTTATGGCATTGGAAGAACATCATGGTGAAGAAATGATCCAGTGGATGAAATGGAGTGACCAGCAATATGAACTCTGTGGGAAAACCAAGATGAAGAAAGTGGTAATAACAGAGAGGACCACAGTCAGTAATTTTTTGCAAGAATTTGTTAAAGAAACCGAGTCATTGTCCAAACATCTGTTCGTTGCAAACTGGCAGCAAGATGGATTTACAACCATTTCGAAAACACTCCCCGAAAACTGGACTTTGATGGTGTTAGATTTTGCTGAAAACTATAGCTGTCTCCGACAACTTATTTTGCCAAACATTTCAATACATActgtaaaatactttttttgttacaaaattcttttaaataaaaattaaatgtctgtttaaaatttatgataattacagtattaaattTGTCAAAATGAATAGAACATGTATGGTAATGTTGACATGTGATAAGGCAAGCAAGATAATTTGAAATCTAAAATGCAACCATTTTGATGAATTTACTGATGTGGTAGAAAACCATATTTTAAGGAATATTTCCCAACTTGTAAATTTGTTAACTTAACTCAATTAACACAATAATTATTCTATTTATGCATCATGCACGTTTTCATGTTGACTGTAGAATAATTAGGCAATTAAGATAATTGTTTCAGAttgattttcaatttaaatatttcaaaccaTTTTGATGAACTTCTTATTTATTGACATGTTCAGTTGTGTTTTTATACCTGCAAGTATTGTATAGTTGAATTTGGAATTACACACGGAGATTACATAACGGTATTTGGATTTTATTAAATACTttccaaaattgtttttttgccttaaaatattggtaatttttaataaatagccAACCTTCACACCTCAAGTGTACtcttatcattttttttctcaaactacaTGCACAATAGTGTTTTCCAGAcaacacacacacccacacccACAGCTTCGTCTGTCAAACTAACACACGCAAGCGTAGTGTCTGTCAAACTAATACACGCAAGTACACCTCAAATAATGTCATTATGTTCAAAGATATgccatttgatattatttttcctCATAAAACATTTTGCCATTATGACTTTCTGCAATTCTATCAAGAATAGTTAATAACCAGAGGATTTACAGTGattaaagtacagtacaattaaaACAGCATAATAAATTTTTACCAATTGCATGCtaattttttaaagacaaaaacacttttatgtgattattgagaatttttttttccgCATTTATACTTTGAAATGTagtatattaaacataattaaataaattataagacATAGTtatgataattttattatttgttcaaGAAAAACAACTAAATTTTGTCCGTCAAAACTAACACACGCAATTGCTACaccaatgaaattaaaatacattttttgaagTTCATGTTCAGTCACTTATCTTTTTTTTAGTATTGCCTGAAAGATATGTTTTTACTCAACAATTTCaggttataaaaaaaaatatgttaaagaTGAAAAATTGACCTCTGTGTTACAGTTTTATAACACTTTAGCATATTTTGAGTCAGTTACAAATAATGTGCACCAAATTAGTGAATGCGAGATGTTATTACTCTTAGTACTTTACTCGTTTTGTCATGCAAAATTCGAACCAATGCATGCGCTTATACTCATATATTTTGCAATCGATTTTCTCTGTTTCTGGCTAAATCCCAGTAACTTCAAACCAGGTACAACCCTACGGTGTACACTACCTAACGAGCCAACAATAACCACAATAACCAAAATTCGAACCAATGCATGCTCTTATACTCATATATTTTGCGATCAATTTGCTCTGTTTCTGGCTAAATCCCAGTAACTTCAAACCAGGTACAACCCTACGGTGTACACTACCTAACGAGCCAACAATAACCACTATTACTTTGCATTTGAATGCCGTGTCCACAGTTATTAATTCGCATAATTGCATGTACTTTCTAAATTTTGTCTCGTAACAGGTCTCCACAAATGCATCAAATGGAGTTGAAATTTCAACAATAAAGGCTTTTTTTGACTGATTGTCGATCAATAGCAGATCAGGTCTTTGATATTGTATTATACTGAAATCAGTGTCACTATTAGGAATCATTCTACAATTAATTAACTTGTCCTTAAAAGAACTGATATTAGGAcgtgaaatcattatttctttATGGATTATGTCCACCACTCTGTTGTGCCGAGTAacatatatgtttttaaaagaCATACATGTACAACCATTCATAACATGCGATACTGTGTCatttagattattacatactATACATCGTTTATGGTGGATATTGGgatattagggaggtttcgcaaccttacgataacgaaaacggatacgtcatacatttgtgaaacttttgagctcatccccatttcatattcgtaaagcgtattcgtgttgacgaatatcaccagtcatattcgtaactacaaaacgggTATACTTTTTGATCTAtcttgcacattttgcatttgaattaggaatgattcatgattataatataattatagatttattgaaagtaatttactaaaatgccaggtcaatttagataaatagcagtttttaaagtcctcactcgcttccgctttgatgttacgctaggcctaggcagccaagcaacacgtaccttcgcttcgctcaaatttaccgcagtcatattttggacgcgcctcaatatttcgttgccatgcgaaacagatttttttatggcttacaaaaacgaatacgtgtgcgtgacgtatccgttttcgttatcgtattcgtaagattgcgaaacctctctaatatcTATTTAACAATGTACCCACTTCCAGTAGTTCACATCTCGCCTTATAGACAAAGCAAACAAGCTTATCCCTCAATGACAAGTTATTAATAAAGGCAGATGTCAACTTCAGATCTTTACCAACTGTACTGAATATGCTTCCTTGAGATTTCAAACCACTTAATCGTTTTATTCTACTTTCAGTGTGTgtcatttttatacatttagaGAGAGAGATATGGGATTCAAATTCCTTAACGTTACCATTAACATTATATAAGGCATAGAAAGTATCATCTTTTAGTCTAATCTCAATATGCTCGTGCATACATAATTCATTAAGTTCAACCCAAATAGATTTTGGCCAGTTTACTTTTCCCTGTTTAAATTACTCGACCATCATTGTCAACAATGTAACCTCCAAAATTACGGGTATGTTCGTCATCAATAACATTAGCTTTACGATTGTTCATGTGTAGTTTAAAGGACTGTCTTGCACTAAATTTAGTTTGTTCATCATCAGAATTTAAACACTGTAAAAGAAACGATATTTTTGTGGCAAAATACATGGTTACAGGGTTAATGACTCCCAGTCCACCTTTTCCAGACGGTATAAATACCAGGTCTCTGTTGGATGATGTATTAAGAGATAGCCATTGTCGTacatattcaataataatattctcAAATTCTTTCAATTTTTTCAGTGCAATTGACATATTGCACATATAGAAGTTTACTTTTGACAATACCATTTCATTATTGATTTAACTTGGCCACAACTGGAAGGGGAAAGGAGTCAATAAGTGTCATATTTTCTTTAAACTCGTTAAAAATTTCCATCAATTGAGCATCAGATGCTTTCCCATCTAAACTTATCATAtcctaaatatttgtatttgccCTGCTTGCCCAACTTTGGAATTTCCGAGCCCTGTATCTTAATATTTACATCAGATGTTATGTCTTTATGATTCCAGTTGTTTCCTGTCCTGTGTCTGTGCA contains:
- the LOC140051706 gene encoding uncharacterized protein — its product is MVLKIKVKYGRDNKDKGSPTPKTNSRGAVHSKLYRERLKKDPEEWKRFQERENARHRQRRARRSEADKLRDREKSRTRQQRFVERKKAEGEKIQQKVKPLATRSEKMKKAEYNKIKKRESRARMTSQHKRRVKEKDAKRKREKRNAKRKKQNINQTPSLHKTSGFPSITAKRMAASRLWAKLPKEPERFAEIVEEFVKGSRTTPRKKAALRRHGLGINKGKRDLQFQDLITENLKNKLQVLKKKSDTSSRKDRRLLASAHLISKKYHMQSRLANNWINKSRGVSWKCLSIRHIKCGKAKIHIIINIISHSLFQKLRPNTVLLQHKTKLNQCLCEYCTSILLKLQALNRAAVAYKMPTIKIKNKYELIALTMCPKEDNEKYNKPGCIYRECEDCGVSLLKTKVMALEEHHGEEMIQWMKWSDQQYELCGKTKMKKVVITERTTVSNFLQEFVKETESLSKHLFVANWQQDGFTTISKTLPENWTLMVLDFAENYSCLRQLILPNISIHTNMYGNVDM